The Deltaproteobacteria bacterium genomic interval GCGGTTGGCCGCCAGCCCTGTCGGCGCAACGGTGATGATCGTTTTGGACATAAATTCGCAACGGCGAGAGATCAGAGATCAGAAAGCCGAAATCCGAAAGCAGATTTTCTTCATCCGCTTTCCGCTCTCCGCTTTCTGCTTTCTGATTTCTCGCATTTGCAAACTCCTACACGGGCATGACCCCGTGTTTCTTTTCCGGATTTTCCAATTTCTTGTCCGCCGTCATTTTGAGCGCCTCCACAATCGCCTTTTTGGTGTCGCGCGGGTCGATCACGTCGTCGATATAGGCGCCCCCCGCCGCCATATCGAGGGCGATTTTCTGGCGGTATTCCGCAATCAACTCCTTCCGGCGTTTTTCGGGATCGGCCGATTTTTGAATCTCTTTCCGGAAAATAATATTCACCGCCCCTTCGGCCCCCATCAGGCTGATTTCTGCGGTCGGCCAGGCGACAACCAGATCGGCCCCGAAGGCCTTCCCACACATCACATAATATCCCGCCCCGTAGGCCTTGCGGATGATCACGGTAATTTTTGGAACGGTCGCGCGGGAGGTGGCAAAAAGCATTTTGGCGCCATGGCGGATGATCCCCTTCTTTTCCACCTCCGAGCCGACCATGAAGCCGGGGACATCCTGAAGATAGACAAGAGGAATGTTAAATGCATCACAAAGATTAATAAACCGCGCCGCCTTGTCCGATTCGTCGATATTGATGACCCCCCCCATATAGGCCGGCTGGCTCGCCACAATGCCGACCGGATTTCCCCCGATGCGCGCAAGCAGAGTGATCAATCCGCGTCCGAAGGCCGGTTTGATTTCCAGACAGTCGCTGTCGTCGGTGATTTTTTCGATCACCTTTTTCATGTCGTAAATTTTCAGCGAACTTTCGGGGAGAATGTCGAGGATGGAATCGTCCAAGCGATGGATGTCCGGTTTTTCGCCGGAGAGGGCCCGCGCCAGACGATCGGATGCTGAAAGGGAATGTTGCGCAGTGGAAACCGGCGCCGACTCTCCGTTGTGAGAGGGAAAATAGCTCAAATATTTTTTGACGACCCGAATACACTCTGCATCGTCGGCCACCTCCAGATCCCCCACGCCGCTCAAGTTGCAGTGAACCTTCGAACCTCCCAGATTCTCCGCCGTTATTTCCTCGCCGATCGCCGCCTTGACCAGCGGTGGTCCGGCCAGCGCCATGGAGGAGGTCCCTTTCACCATCGGCACAAAGTCGGCCAGCCCGGCGATGTAGGCGGTGCCG includes:
- a CDS encoding acyl-CoA carboxylase subunit beta, with the protein product MPSLKQLTEALLQKKQTALQMGGDEEIAKQRAQGKLTVRERINLLFDEETFTEIGILAEHQSDDPTLSEKLTPADGVVCGFGNINGRRAGVIAYDFTVIAGTIGEVNERKADRMREMALAQRFPLVWLLDSAGARIQEIASSKFASTGKLFYDQVRLSGVVPQVAAMMGPCAAGTAYIAGLADFVPMVKGTSSMALAGPPLVKAAIGEEITAENLGGSKVHCNLSGVGDLEVADDAECIRVVKKYLSYFPSHNGESAPVSTAQHSLSASDRLARALSGEKPDIHRLDDSILDILPESSLKIYDMKKVIEKITDDSDCLEIKPAFGRGLITLLARIGGNPVGIVASQPAYMGGVINIDESDKAARFINLCDAFNIPLVYLQDVPGFMVGSEVEKKGIIRHGAKMLFATSRATVPKITVIIRKAYGAGYYVMCGKAFGADLVVAWPTAEISLMGAEGAVNIIFRKEIQKSADPEKRRKELIAEYRQKIALDMAAGGAYIDDVIDPRDTKKAIVEALKMTADKKLENPEKKHGVMPV